The sequence GCAGCCACGGTCGAGTCCGCGCTCGCGAACCCCGAGATCGACTACGCGATCATCGACGACTACGCCGACAACGACTTCGACGGCACCACCGATGCCCCGAACATCAAGCCCCTCGTCTTCGACACCGCGCAGGCGGCCTACCTCGGCGGCTACGCCGCGGCAGCCTGGTCCGCGCAGAGCGGCGTGAACAAGGTCGGCACCTTCGGCGGCATGCAGATCCCGTCGGTCGCCGTGTTCATGGACGGCTACCAGCTCGGCGTCGACAAGTACAACGAGGACAAGTCGGCTGCGGTCGAGGTCTTCGGGTGGGACGCCGCGACGCAGAAGGGCTCGTTCACGGGTGGCTTCGACGCGAACGACACCGCCAAGCAGACCGCACAGGGCGTGCTCGACCAGGGCGTCGACGTGATCCTCCCGGTCGGCGGTCCCGTCTACCAGAGCGCTGCTGCGGCGATCACCGACAGCGGCAAGGACACGCTGATGCTCGGCGTCGACAGCGACCTGGCCGTGGCCGACCCGAACGTGGCCGGCATGACGCTGGTCTCGATCATGAAGGCGATCGACGTCGCCGTGCATGACGCCACCGTCGCGGCCGCCGCCGGCGAGTTCGACGCAGCGCCGTACGTCGGCACGCTCGAGAACGAGGGCGTCAAGCTCTCCGGCTTCGGCGACTTCGAGGGCGAGCTGCCCGACGGCCTGCTCGACGAGCTGGCCGAGCTGCAGAAGCAGATCATCGCCGGTGACATCACGGTGGAGTCCGAGAACTCCCCGTAAGTCGATACCGGTCCAGCACGGGGCGAGTGGTGAGCAGTCTGCCACTCGCCCCGTGCCGTGGACGGACGATGATTCTCCTGGATGACTGTTCTGGATAACTCTTCTGGATAAGGTGCAGATATGAAGCTCGAACTTCGCGGCATCACCAAGCGATTCGGTAGCCTCGTGGCCAACGACCACATCGATCTGGTGGTCGAGCCGGGGGAGATCCATGCGCTCCTCGGCGAGAACGGCGCGGGCAAGTCCACGCTCATGAACGTCCTCTACGGCCTGTACCAGGCCGATGAGGGAGAGATCCTCCTCGATGACGGGGTGCAGCGCTTCCGCGGTCCTGGCGACGCGATGGCTGCGGGGATCGGGATGGTCCACCAGCACTTCATGCTCGTCCCGGTCTTCACCGTGGCCGAGAACGTGATGCTCGGTCACGAGCAGACCAAGGCGCTCGGCAGGCTCGACATCGCGAAGGCGCGAGAGCACGTGCGCTCGGTCGCCGCCCGCTTCGGATTCGACATCGACCCGGATGCGCTCGTGGGCGACCTGCCCGTCGGCGTGCAGCAGCGGGTCGAGATCATCAAGGCCCTGTCGCGCGACGCGAAGGTGCTCGTCTTCGACGAGCCGACCGCGGTGCTCACCCCGCAGGAGACCGACGAGCTGATGAACATCATGCGTCAGCTGCGCGACGAGGGCACGGCGATCGTGTTCATCACGCACAAGCTGCGCGAGGTGCGCGAGGTGGCCGACAAGATCACCATCATCCGTCTGGGCAAGGTCGTCGGCGAGGCGTCTCCCACCGCGACGAACGCGGAGCTCGCCTCCCTCATGGTCGGTCGCGCGGTCGAGCTGACCGTGCACAAGGACCCGCCCCGCCTGGGCGAGGGCGGTTTCGAAGTCAAGGGACTGCGCGTCCTCACCGCCACGGGCGCGATCGTCGTCGACGGCGTCGACCTCGCCGTCCGTCCCGGCGAGGTCCTCGCGATCGCCGGTGTGCAGGGCAACGGCCAGACCGAACTGGTGGAGGCCATCGTCGGCCTCGCCGCCCGCGTCGAAGGCAGCATCGTGCTCGACGGGAAGGAACTCGTCGGCAAGAGCGTGCGCGCCATCCTCGACGCCGGCGTCGGCTTCGTCCCCGAGGACCGCACGGAGGACGGGCTGGTCGCCGGCTTCTCCGTCGCGGAGAACCTCATCCTCGACCGCTCGGACGACCCGGCGTTCAGCCGCGCCGGCACGCTGCGCCGTTCGGCTCTCGACGAGTTCGCCCGTGCGCGCATCACCGAGTACGACATCCGCACGCAGGGGCCGGAGACGCCGGCGGGCACGCTGTCGGGCGGCAACCAGCAGAAGGTCGTCATCGCCCGGGAGATGAGCCGCGACCTGCGGCTCCTCGTCGCCGCGCAGCCGACCCGTGGCGTGGACGTCGGCTCGATCGAGTTCATCCACAAGCGGATCATCGAGACGCGCGATGCGGGCATCCCCGTGATCGTCGTCTCCACGGAGCTCGACGAGGTCGCGGCTCTCGCCGACCGGATCGCGGTCATGTACCGCGGCACGATCGTCGGCATCGTCCCCGGAGACACGCCTCGGGAGACACTCGGACTCATGATGGCCGGAGCGGCCGAAGGGGAGGTGGCCGCGTGAGCGGAGCGACGCCCGGCGCAGGAGATGTGACCAAGGGGATCCCGCCGCAGGAGCTCGCCACGAGCACCGGCACCGTCCCGCGCGACCCCTCCGACGTGCCGCCGCCTCCGCGCGGAAACCTCATCCTCAAGGAGATCCTCCGCGGCAACGCCGTCACGACGATCCTCGCGATCGTCCTGGCACTGATCGTGGGCGGCATCCTCATCGCCTTCACGAACGAAGACGTGCAGACGGCCTCGGTGTACTTCTTCGCGCAGCCGGGCGACACGTTCGTCGCCGCCTGGAACGCCGTGTACAATGGCTACGAGGCGCTGTTCCGCGGAGCGATCTTCAACGCCCGCGGCGCGGACTTCGCAGCCCAGATCCGCCCGCTGACGAACACCCTCGGCTTCGCGGCTCCGCTGATCGCGGCCGGCCTCGGTGTCGCTCTGGCATTCCGCGTCGGCCTGTTCAACATCGGTGCCCGTGGGCAGATGCTCATCGGTGTCGCCGTCGCGGCGCTGCTGACCTTCTCGCTCGATCTGCCGATCTGGCTGCACATCCCGGTGACGCTGATCGCCGGTATCGCCGGCGGTGCTCTCTGGGGCGCCATCGCGGGGCTCATCAAGGCGCGCACCGGTGCGCACGAGGTGATCCTCACGATCATGCTCAACTACATCGCGTACTACCTGCTGCTGTGGATGATCCGCACGCCGGGCCTGCTGCAGAAGCCGGGCACCAACCAGGCACTCGGCTCGGCGACGCCGCAGAGCGCGCAGTTCCCGACCCTGCTCGGTCCGCAGTTCCCGCTGCTCGATCTCGGCTTCGTGATCGTGATCGTCGCGACGCTGTTCGTCTGGTGGCTGATCGAGCGCTCGTCGCTCGGCATGCGGATGCGCGCGGTGGGGGAGAACCCCCATGCGGCACGCGCCGCCGGCATCAGCGTGCAGCGCATCTACGTCTACGCGATGCTGTTCGCCGGAGGCCTGGCGGGTCTCGCCGGCATGAACCAGATCCAGGGCGCCGTCACCACCGGCGTGACCGAGACGATCGACGCCGGCATCGGCTTCGACGCGATCACGGTCGCGCTCCTCGGCCGCAGCCGTGCGTGGGGCACGTTCGCCGCCGGCATCCTGTTCGGGGCGCTCAAGGCGGGCTCGTTCTCGATGCAGGCGCAGGACATCCCGGTCGACATCGTGCTCGTGGTGCAGTCGCTCGTGGTGCTGTTCATCGCGGCGCCGCCGCTGCTGCGGACGGTGTTCTTCCTTCCGAAGACCGATGCGGAGAAGGCTGCCAAGGCAAGAGCCAAGGCCGCGAAGAAGGCGGTGATGGCATGATGTCCCTCGTTCAGACCCAGGCCGCCGACGGCACGGTGCAGCTCGCGACGGTCAAGGAGCGGCACCTCAAAGCGCCGATCGTCCTCGCCGCAGCGACCGCGCTGCTGGCGCTGCTGTTCCTCGCGGTGCCGCGCTCGGGCACCAGCACGTTCCGCCTCTCCGACCAGTCCTCGGCCCTCTCGCTGCCCGACGTGGCATTGCCGACCGCCTCGACCTTCTGGGTCGTGTTCGGCATCCTGGTGGTCCTGACCGTCGGTGCCTTCCTCCGGGCATGGACCTACCGCAAGCCCTCGCTGTGGCTGGTCGTGGCCTACGGGGTGCTCGCCGTCTTCGCATTCCTCGTCTGGGCATCCGCCGGGGGACTCGTGCCGGTCACCAGCCTGCTGTTCGGAGCGGTGTCGCTGTCGGTACCGCTCGTGTTCGGTGCTCTGGGCGGCGTCATCGGCGAACGCGCCGGTGTCGTGAACGTCGCGATCGAGGGTCAGCTCCTGCTCGGTGCCTTCTCCGCCGCTCTGCTCTCGAGCATCACCGGCAACCCGTTCGTCGGTCTGATCGGGGCGATGGTGGGCGGCGTGCTGGTCGCCAGCGTGCTGGCCGCGTTCGCGATCAAGTACCTCGTCGAGCAGGTCATCGTCGGTGTCGTGCTCAACGTCCTCGTCACGGGTCTCACCGGCTTCCTCTACGGCGCACTCCTCGCACCGAACGAGATGACCTTGAACACCCCCGTCCGGTTCCCGCGCGTCGAGATCCCGGTGCTCAGCGACATCCCGATCATCGGGCCCGTCCTGTTCAACCAGACGTTCATCGGATACCTGATGTTCATCACCGTCGCCGTGGTCGCGTGGGGGCTGTACCGCACCCGCTGGGGTCTGCGGCTCCGTGCCGTGGGTGAGCACCCGCAGGCCGCGGACACCGTCGGCATCAAGGTGAACCCGACCCGATTCTGGAACGTGCTGCTCGCGGGGGCGATCGCCGGCATGGGTGGTGCGTACTTCACGCTCGTCTCGGTGCCGCAGTTCGGCAAGGACATGACGGCGGGACTCGGCTTCATCGCCCTCGCCGCCGTGATCTTCGGCCGCTGGGACCCGATCCGTGCCACGCTCGCCGCGCTGCTGTTCGGCTTCGCGACCAACCTGCAGAACCTGCTGTCGATCCTGAAGACGCCGATCCCGGGTGAGTTCATGCTCATGCTGCCGTACCTGGTCACGCTGCTCGCCGTGGCCGGATTCGCCGGGCAGATCAAGGCGCCCGCCGCCGACGGCAAGCCCTACATAAAGTCCTAGCCGGTCGGAAGAGGAAAGCATCGCAATGACAGACATCGACTGGGATGAACTGCGCCAGGTCGCCACGGATGCCATGACGAAGGCGTACGCGCCGTATTCGCGTTATCGCGTGGGAGCGGCGGCCCTCGTCGGTGACGGCCGCATCGTCGCCGGCTGCAACGTCGAGAACGCCTCCTACGGCGTGACCCTGTGCGCCGAGTGCGCCCTCGTCGGCGATCTGCACATGTCGGGCGGCGGCCAGCTCGTTGCCTTCGTGTGCGTGAACAACGACGGACAGACGATCATGCCGTGCGGACGCTGCCGGCAGCTGCTGTTCGAGCACGCGATGCCGGGCATGCTGCTGGAGACCGTCTCCGGCATCCGCACGATCGACGAGGTGCTGCCCGACGCGTTCGGGCCGCGCGACCTGGAGGAAGCACGATGACTGTTGAGCCCTTCGACGCGGTGGACGTGATCCGCGCCAAGCGCGACGGCGGTGCGGTCCCCGAGGCGGCGCTGCGGTGGATGATCGACGCGTACACCCGCGGCTACGTCTCCGACGCGCAGATGGCCTCGTTCGCGATGGCGATCTTCCAGCGCGGGATGGAGCGCGATGAGATCCGCGTACTGACCGACGCGATGATCGCATCGGGGGAGCGGATGAGCTTCGCCTCGCTCGGCAAGAAGACCGTCGACAAGCATTCCACCGGCGGCGTCGGCGACAAGATCACCCTGCCGCTCGCCCCGCTGGTCGCGTCGTTCGGCGTCGCCGTCCCGCAGCTCAGCGGTCGCGGACTCGGCCACACCGGCGGCACGCTCGACAAGCTCGAGTCGATCCCCGGCTGGCGCGCCGCCCTCAGCAACGAGGAGATGTTCGCGCAGATGCAGGGCGATGTCGGCGCGGTCATCTGCGCCGCGGGTTCGGGTCTCGCGCCCGCCGACAAGAAGCTGTACGCCCTCCGTGACGTCACCGGCACGGTCGAGGCGATCCCGCTGATCGCGTCGAGCATCATGTCGAAGAAGATCGCCGAGGGCACCGACGCGCTCGTGCTCGACGTGAAGTTCGGCTCCGGCGCTTTCATGCAGGACATCGACCGCGCCCGCGAACTCGCGCGCACGATGGTCGCGCTCGGTACCGACTCCGGCGTGGCCACGACCGCGCTCCTCACCGACATGAACGTGCCGCTCGGACTCGCGATCGGCAACGCCAACGAGGTCCGCGAATCCGTCGAGATCCTCGCCGGCGGCGGCCCCGCCGATGTCCGCGAGCTGACCCTCGCCCTGGCACGGGAGATGCTCGCCCTCGCCGGACAGCCGGATGCCGACGTGGAAGCCGCGCTCGACGACGGCCGCGCGATGGACACCTGGAAGGCGATGATCCGCGCCCAGGACGGCGACCCCGATGCGGCGCTGCCGACCGCACGGGAGACGCACGTCGTGACTGCCCCGGCCGACGGGGTGATGACGCGCATGGACGCGCTGCCGTTCGGTATCGCCGCCTGGCGGCTCGGAGCCGGTCGCGCCAGGGCCGAGGATCCGGTGATCTTCGAGGCGGGGATCGACCTGCACGCCAAGCCCGGTGACCGCGTCGTCGCGGGGCAGCCGCTGTTCACCCTCTCCGCTGCCGACGACGCACGCTTCGGCCGGGCTCTCGATGCTCTCGAGGGCTCGTGGGAGATCGGCGACGAGGCTCCGGCGGCCGGTCCCATCGTGCGCGAGCGCATCACGGCGTGACTCGCGACCGCTAGCCTGAACTGAGCACATCCGCGACCGAGAGGATCACCATGTCGATCGATGCGAACGGCGACGTCACGCTGCAGGGCGTCTCCCTGCGGAGCCTCCCGAAGGTGTCGCTGCACGACCACCTCGACGGCGCTCTGCGCCCCTCGACGATCCTCGAGCTCGCGGACTCCATCGGCCTCGAGGTCCCGGAATCCACGCCCGCAGCCCTCGGGAAGTGGTTCGCGAAGCAGAGCGATTCCGGTTCGCTGGTCGAGTACCTCAAGACGTTCGACCTGACCACCGCCGTGATGCAGACCCAGGAAGGGCTCACCCGCGTCGCGCGCGAGTTCGTCCAGGATCTCGCGGCCGACGGCGTGGTCTACGGCGAGGTTCGCTGGGCTCCGGAGCAGCATCAGGCGCAGGGCCTCACGCTCGAGCAGACCGTCGAAGCCGTGCAGCAGGGCATCGAGGAGGGCGAGGACGCGGCGGATCGCGACGGTCGCAGCATCCGCGTCGGCCAGCTCATCACGGCGATGCGCCACACCGACCGGGCACGCGAGATCGCGGAGCTCGCGGTCGCCTTCCGCGGTCGTGGCGCCGTCGGCTTCGACATCGCCGGCCCGGAAGACGGCTTCCCGCCGTCGAACCACCGCGCGGCGTTCGACTACCTCGCCGACAACTTCTTCCCGGTGACCGTGCACGCGGGTGAGGCCGCAGGGCTCGCGTCCATCCGCTCGGCGCTGATCGACGGTCGCGCGCTGCGCCTCGGCCACGGCGTGCGCATCGCCGAAGACCTCCAGGTCGTCACGCAGGAGGGCGACGAGGTGCAGGTGCAGTTCGGCGACCTGGCCCGTTGGGTGCGCGACCGCGAGATCCCGCTCGAGCTGTCGCCGTCGTCGAACCTGCAGACCGGTGCGATCGCCGCGTGGGGCGACACCCTGGCCGACCATCCGTTCGATCTGCTGTACCAGCTCGGGTTCTCGGTGACGGTGAACGTCGACAACCGCACGATGAGCGCCACCTCGCTGACCCGCGAGCTCGCCCTGCTCGTCGAGACCTTCGAGTACGACCTCGACGATCTCGAGACGTTCCAGTTCAATGCGGCTGCGGCCGCGTTCCTCCCCGTCGAGGAGCGGGAGGAGCTCGTCGAGTTGATCGCCGAGGGATTCGACATCTGACCGTGGCCTCCGGGGGGAGACGGCGCGGGGGCGTCGCGGGAATCATCATCGCTGCGGTGATCGTCGTCGTGGGCGGTGGCTTCGCGGCATACGTCTGGCTGAACCATGCACCGGCCGAGGCCGAAGCGAAGCCGACACGGACACCGACTCCGGTCGAGACCGTGGTCCCGCTGACACCGGCGGAGCAGCTCATCGCGGATGCCGATGATCCGCTCGCCTGCGCGGTGACGTTCACGGGCGAAGGGGTTCCGGCCGACCCCCAGCTGCAGCGGCAGGACGGTCTGTACCAGGCGCTCCCGATCCCGGCACTCGCCGGTCGTGTGTTCGCCGGCTGGTACGCGACGGCGGCGGATGCCGCGGCCTACACCGTCGCCGCACGGGTGAACGGCGCGGACCCCGTCGTCTGCGACCAGCAGCAGGTCGAGCTCTTCGCCGCCTGGAAGACGCCGGAGCAGAACGCGGCCGAGGGCGTGCAGGTCCCGATCCTCATGTACCACCAGTTCACGGCGAATCCCGAGGGGGAGTCCGGCTGGCTGCGCGGCAACTACGCCTACATCGGCGACTTCGACGCGCACATGAACCACATCGCGACGACGGGCTTCTACCTGCCCACCTGGGACGAGCTGAGCGCCTTCATCGACGGTCGGCTCTCGCTGCCCGCGCGGAGCGTGATCATCACGGATGACGATGCCGACCAGACCTGGTTCGACCTCGGGGCCCCCGTCGTGGCGAAGCACAAGCTGCTCGCGACGTCGTTCATGGTGACCGCCTACCGCTCCGACCCGCCGCCGTCGATCCACGTACTGCGCCGCTCGCACACGCACGACATGCACAAGGCGGGCGATAACGGTGACGGGCTGATGGTGAACGGGACCGCGGATCAGATCGCCGCCGACCTCAACCTCTCCGGCGACACTCTGGGCGTTCGCGAGGTCATCGCCTATCCGTTCGGGCACTACAACGACACCGCCAAGCAGGGCGTCCGGCAGGCCGGCTACGAGATGGCACGGACGATCGAACCCGGGTTCGTCACCATCGGCACCGACAAGCTCGCCCTCCCCGTGGTGCGCATCGACTACGGTATGGGCCTGGACGCCCTGGTGTCGCGCATCGGCTGACGGTGTCGAAGCGGCAGGATGGTCGCATGCCCGACTCCGTCTTCATCGCCGGTCCCGCCTCGTGGAACACGATCGTCGTTCTCGACCGGCTTCCCGAGCCGGTGCCCCACATGCAGTTCGCCGAGGAGACGTGGGCGACCGTCGGCGGCACGAGTGCCGGAAAGGCGCTGAGCCTCACCGGGCTCGGGCGTGCGACGCAGCTCTATGCCCTCGCCGGACCCGACGAGGAGGGCGGCCGCGTGCGTGCGGCCCTCGATGGTGCGAGGGTGCGAGTGCGCTGGGGTCAAGGAGCCACCGAGCGGCATCTGAACCTCATGACCCGCGCGGGAGCCCGGGTCTCGCTCTACCTGTCGTCGCCGGAGGCGACCGCGGGCGAGGACGATGCCTGGGTGCGCGAGCGGATGGGGGAGGCGGCGGTGATCGTGCTCGACCTCGCCGCCGAACCGCTGCGGCTCCTGCCGATGGCGCGCGAGACCGGAGTCCCGATCTGGGTCGACGTGCACGACTACGACGGTGAGGCCGAGTTCCACCGCCCGTTCCTGGCGGCGGCGGACGCGGTGTTCTGCAATGCGGATCGCCTCCCGGACCCGGTCGCATTCCTGCACTCCCGCATCGCCGCCGGTGCCTCACTCGCCGTGTGCACGCTCGGGGCCGAGGGCGCAGTGGCCGTGGATGCGGAGGGGGTCGAGTATCGGGTGGCGGCCGTGCCCGTCGAGGTCATCGACACGAACGGTGCGGGCGACGCTTTCCTCGCGGGCGTGCTCGACGCGCGCCTGGACGGCGCGGGAGTCGGCGCGGCACTCGAGGTGGGCGCCCGGACAGCCGCTACCGTCCTCCGTTCGCGACACCTGCATCCGCTGTTGGATGCGGTCATCGACGCGGGGGAGTGAGTCTCAGGGCGCGACCGGCGCGAGGAACTCCTCGGTGAGTCGCGTGACCTCGTCGTGCATCTCGTCCGTCGAGATCGTCGGGGTGCCGTCGCCGTCCTGCGGGCCGTAATCCCCGAAAGATGCGTGCGATGCGCCGTCGATCTCCACCATCTCGGCGTCAGCGGGCAGCAGGTCGCGCGCGTCTGCGATCTTCTCCGGAGTGGAGAGGCCGTCTTCGCCGCCCGAGATGCTGAGGACCGGAAGGCCGCTGTCCGACACGTCGGTCGCGCAGTACGAGCCGAACAGCACCAGCGCGTCGGCATCCGCTGCGAGCTGGCAGGCACGGACGCCCCCGAGCGAGTGCCCGCCGACACCCCAGACATCGATATCCGGGGCGACCGAGGTGAAAGCGTCGAGTCCGCGCGGGTCGAAGAAGGCCAGGTTCAGCCAGGGGCGGGTGATCACGACCGTGGTTCCCTCCTCGGCGAGCCCCTGGAGGATGGCCGCGTAGGCCCACGGGTCGACCTTGGCGCCGGGGATGAAGACCAGGCCGAGATCCGAGTCGCCGTCGGCGGGGGCGAGCACGATGCCCTCGTCCGCGTCGGTGACGGTGATCGCGGGGTTCTCCCGTACGCTCGCGAGCGGCTCCGGCTCGGCGGCCATGACACCGATCTGCGTGTACGCGAGGACGCCGACCACCGCCAGCACCAGCACGATCGCGAGACTCCACAGCACACGTTTCAGGACCCGGCGGCCACGCTTCTTCTGCACGGATCAACGCTACCCCGCGTCACCACGCTTCCGGGCGACGGCCGGGTGCGTGCGGAGATACTCCTCGAAGGCCTCCCGCGTCGTGCGGCGCGGGGTGTAGCCGAACTCCTCCTTCAGCCGACGGTTCGCCAGCACCGGGCGGTACCGGAGGAACGGGACCTTCTCCGGTCCGTGTGGGGTGAGGCGCAGCGTCCGTCCGATCCGCAGTGCCGTCGACAGCGCCCACGCGGGCAGCACGAGCTGCGGCTTGCCGAGACGAGCGGCGATCTCCGGCACCGTCATCCGCCCGTCACCCGCGACGTTGAAGATGCCGGCCGGGCCGTCGGTCGCCGCCCGCACCATCGCGGCCGCCACGTCGTCGACCCAGACGAAGACGAAGGGCGACTCCGAGCCGGCGATGCGAAGGATCCGCCGCACGTCCCAGAGCGCGGTGATCTGGTTGCGCACGGTCGGACCGAGGATCGTGCCGATGCGGAAGATCACCTGGTCGAGCTCGGGGTGGGTACGCCGGTGCTCGGCCAGCATCTCCTCGACCAGCCGCTTGTGCCGGGCGTACGGGAACGCGTCGTTGCCTCGAAGCGGCTGGTCCTCGTCGATCCACTCCGGGTTGTCGGAGTGATAGCCGTACGCGGCGCCCGAGCTGGAGACCACGATGCGGCGGACTCCCGCCTCGACGCACGCGGCGAGGACGTTGGCGGAACCGGTCACATCGACGCGGTACTCCAGATCGACGTCGTGGCCGGGATTCACGATCGCCGCGAGGTGCACGACCGTGTCGATGCGGTGCTGCCGCAGCACCGGGGCGATCGCCGCCGCATCCGTCACATCCAGCGCGGCATCGATGATGCCCGCGCGGGGTGCGCCCGCTCGCAGATCCGCGGCGACCACGATATCGACGTCGTCTCGCGCAGCGAGCGCCAGCGCCACGTGCGAGCCGAGGAAGCCGCTGCCGCCCGTGATCAGCACCCGGGGCATCAGGCGGCCTCGACGGTCGCGGGGCCGCTCGCGTCGCCGGTGCTCGATCCCGTGCGCTTCCTGGTATGCCGGGCCCAGAGTCCGGCCAGGACGAGGCCGGCGACGATGTCCCAGATGCCCCACCACCCGGCCACGATCGCCATGCCGCCGAGGCCGTCGAAGAACAGGAACACCAGGCCCAGCCCGAGGCCGGCGTTGCGGATGCCGACTTCGAAGGTCATGGCCTTGCGCTCGCGGGTGCCGAGCCCGCCCACCACAGCAGTGCCGTAGCCGAGCGCGAGCGCCACCGCGTCGTGCACCGCGACCACCAGCAGGATGATGCCGAGCACCTGCACGAACACCGCCCAGTTGCCGACGAGGGCGGCGATGATGAAGCCGAGCAGGGCGATCAGGCTGAACCACTTCACGAACGGCTGCACGCGGGCGCTGAACCGGGGTGCCTTCGCACGGAGGAGCAGGCCGAGGGCGAAGGGGAGACCGACGATGAGGAGGATCTCCAGGAGCATCCGCCACGGGTCGAGCGTGATGTCGCGCAGCAGAGTGCGAGCGGTCGGATGCAGCGAGGCCCAGAAGGTGATGCTCAGCGGCATCGCGACGATGTAGATGAGGTTCCCCACCGCGGTGAGCGACACCGAGAGGGCGACGTTGCCCCCGGCGCGATGCGTCAGCACCTGGGAGATGTTCCCCGGCGGGCAGCAGGCCACGAGCAGCATCCCGAGCGCCATCGACGGCGGCACGGGGAGCACGAGCGTCAGCAGGAACGTCGCGATCGGCAGCAGGAGCAGCTGGGCGAGGATCGCGATCGCGAACGGCTTCGGATGCTTCGCCACGACGCGGAAGTCGCTCGGTGAGGTGTCCAGCGCGATGCCGAACATGATGAGGCCGAGGACCACGTTGAGGATCGTCAGCGTGCCGGGCGTGAACGAGAGGACGACGTCGTCGACGTTCATGCCGCGGCCTCCAGTGCACTCTTCTCGCGCCGCACGGCGCCCCGGTAGGCGTCTTTGTTGACGTAGTACGCCATCCGGTCGAGGCCCAGGTAGTGATAGCCGCCCGTGACATCGGGCCACGCCGTTCCCGTGACCCGGTCGCGGAAGCGGGCGGCGCGGGTGGGATCGGTCTCCACCGCGTCGAGGTAGGCGGCGAGCAGCTCCGCCTGTTCGTAGCGACCCTGCCAGCCGATGCCGGACGCCTCGATCATGCCCATCACGTAGAGGCCGTTGAACGAGGCGGGGAAGACGTTCAGGAAGAGCCGTGGCGAGGCTCCCTGCCAGTGCAGGTGCTCCCGGTCGACGAACGGATAGTCCAGGGTGTAGCCGGTGGCGAGCAGCACGAGGTCGTACTCGTCGGCGCTGCCGCCGCGGAAGTGCACCGTCTGCCCGTCGAAGCGGTCGATGTCCGAGCGGATGCGCAGGTCGCCCTGGCCCAGGTGGTTGAGGATCAGGGTGTTCACGATCGGATGAGACTCGTAGATGCGGTAGTTCGGCTTCGGGAACCCGAACCGCACGGGGTCTCCCGTGAACGCCCGCAGGACGCGGCTGTCGACCGCCTGCTTGATGCGCGCCGGCAGCGGGCGGCCCTGGTTGAGGGTGTCGCTGGGCTTGCCGAACAGGTAGCGGGGCACGAAGTAGTACCCGCGTCGCACGCTCATGTCGACGGACACGGCGTGATGCACGGCATCCACAGCGATGTCGCAGCCCGAGTTCCCGGCGCCGATCAGCAGCACGCGCTTGCCGCGC is a genomic window of Microbacterium maritypicum containing:
- a CDS encoding BMP family protein codes for the protein MTISTTKKLLGATVAAGVIFALAGCGQAPTDKPAGSEKPVDSDFLPCLISDAGGWNDKSFNQSAKEGMDSAADELGIKPLEFESANDNDYAPNLETAVSEGCSLIVAVGFKLSAATVESALANPEIDYAIIDDYADNDFDGTTDAPNIKPLVFDTAQAAYLGGYAAAAWSAQSGVNKVGTFGGMQIPSVAVFMDGYQLGVDKYNEDKSAAVEVFGWDAATQKGSFTGGFDANDTAKQTAQGVLDQGVDVILPVGGPVYQSAAAAITDSGKDTLMLGVDSDLAVADPNVAGMTLVSIMKAIDVAVHDATVAAAAGEFDAAPYVGTLENEGVKLSGFGDFEGELPDGLLDELAELQKQIIAGDITVESENSP
- a CDS encoding ABC transporter ATP-binding protein encodes the protein MKLELRGITKRFGSLVANDHIDLVVEPGEIHALLGENGAGKSTLMNVLYGLYQADEGEILLDDGVQRFRGPGDAMAAGIGMVHQHFMLVPVFTVAENVMLGHEQTKALGRLDIAKAREHVRSVAARFGFDIDPDALVGDLPVGVQQRVEIIKALSRDAKVLVFDEPTAVLTPQETDELMNIMRQLRDEGTAIVFITHKLREVREVADKITIIRLGKVVGEASPTATNAELASLMVGRAVELTVHKDPPRLGEGGFEVKGLRVLTATGAIVVDGVDLAVRPGEVLAIAGVQGNGQTELVEAIVGLAARVEGSIVLDGKELVGKSVRAILDAGVGFVPEDRTEDGLVAGFSVAENLILDRSDDPAFSRAGTLRRSALDEFARARITEYDIRTQGPETPAGTLSGGNQQKVVIAREMSRDLRLLVAAQPTRGVDVGSIEFIHKRIIETRDAGIPVIVVSTELDEVAALADRIAVMYRGTIVGIVPGDTPRETLGLMMAGAAEGEVAA
- a CDS encoding ABC transporter permease; this translates as MSGATPGAGDVTKGIPPQELATSTGTVPRDPSDVPPPPRGNLILKEILRGNAVTTILAIVLALIVGGILIAFTNEDVQTASVYFFAQPGDTFVAAWNAVYNGYEALFRGAIFNARGADFAAQIRPLTNTLGFAAPLIAAGLGVALAFRVGLFNIGARGQMLIGVAVAALLTFSLDLPIWLHIPVTLIAGIAGGALWGAIAGLIKARTGAHEVILTIMLNYIAYYLLLWMIRTPGLLQKPGTNQALGSATPQSAQFPTLLGPQFPLLDLGFVIVIVATLFVWWLIERSSLGMRMRAVGENPHAARAAGISVQRIYVYAMLFAGGLAGLAGMNQIQGAVTTGVTETIDAGIGFDAITVALLGRSRAWGTFAAGILFGALKAGSFSMQAQDIPVDIVLVVQSLVVLFIAAPPLLRTVFFLPKTDAEKAAKARAKAAKKAVMA
- a CDS encoding ABC transporter permease encodes the protein MSLVQTQAADGTVQLATVKERHLKAPIVLAAATALLALLFLAVPRSGTSTFRLSDQSSALSLPDVALPTASTFWVVFGILVVLTVGAFLRAWTYRKPSLWLVVAYGVLAVFAFLVWASAGGLVPVTSLLFGAVSLSVPLVFGALGGVIGERAGVVNVAIEGQLLLGAFSAALLSSITGNPFVGLIGAMVGGVLVASVLAAFAIKYLVEQVIVGVVLNVLVTGLTGFLYGALLAPNEMTLNTPVRFPRVEIPVLSDIPIIGPVLFNQTFIGYLMFITVAVVAWGLYRTRWGLRLRAVGEHPQAADTVGIKVNPTRFWNVLLAGAIAGMGGAYFTLVSVPQFGKDMTAGLGFIALAAVIFGRWDPIRATLAALLFGFATNLQNLLSILKTPIPGEFMLMLPYLVTLLAVAGFAGQIKAPAADGKPYIKS
- a CDS encoding cytidine deaminase; translation: MTDIDWDELRQVATDAMTKAYAPYSRYRVGAAALVGDGRIVAGCNVENASYGVTLCAECALVGDLHMSGGGQLVAFVCVNNDGQTIMPCGRCRQLLFEHAMPGMLLETVSGIRTIDEVLPDAFGPRDLEEAR
- a CDS encoding thymidine phosphorylase; this encodes MTVEPFDAVDVIRAKRDGGAVPEAALRWMIDAYTRGYVSDAQMASFAMAIFQRGMERDEIRVLTDAMIASGERMSFASLGKKTVDKHSTGGVGDKITLPLAPLVASFGVAVPQLSGRGLGHTGGTLDKLESIPGWRAALSNEEMFAQMQGDVGAVICAAGSGLAPADKKLYALRDVTGTVEAIPLIASSIMSKKIAEGTDALVLDVKFGSGAFMQDIDRARELARTMVALGTDSGVATTALLTDMNVPLGLAIGNANEVRESVEILAGGGPADVRELTLALAREMLALAGQPDADVEAALDDGRAMDTWKAMIRAQDGDPDAALPTARETHVVTAPADGVMTRMDALPFGIAAWRLGAGRARAEDPVIFEAGIDLHAKPGDRVVAGQPLFTLSAADDARFGRALDALEGSWEIGDEAPAAGPIVRERITA